A portion of the Burkholderiales bacterium genome contains these proteins:
- a CDS encoding 4-hydroxybutyryl-CoA dehydratase, which translates to MLMSAADYRESLRKHKPRVFVNGRRVESVPDEPLFAPGLNAIGVTYDFARNERLRPVMTAQQAPGGRVVNRFLHINRSGADLLNKLEAVRLVCQASGCAQRYLTQDALNAIFQATYRIDQDRGTEYHPRLMEYLRFVEEGDLTCAVAMTDGKGDRSLRPHEQPIAESYVRIAERRADGLVIQGVKAIVTGAPLAHELLVMPCRNMTERDADFAVCCAVPVDAPGITLVARPAGRPGEPGARFSARYGQTTAVVHFDRVFVPWERVFLAGEWEHSEYLTRTYATHHRHSCIGARAGFGDLLIGAGALMCEANGLDLERVHHLRDAMVELIKIVEGFFACGVAASVYGMRDPSGGFEPEPVFANVGKLLLSTQIYDMHRIAHYVSGGLVVALPGPEEDHNPHTAGTLAEVLRGRPDIPYEKRMEVARLLEDVTASYAGGWYSVISLHGGGSPEAMKMEIFRHYPLGNKVDLVERLLGREALASPGRPITRNRQPGRCCLTGCQVPEVPAVAPLPAEPPKAREGETREESGEVGS; encoded by the coding sequence ATGCTGATGTCCGCCGCCGACTATCGGGAATCCCTGCGAAAGCACAAGCCCCGGGTGTTCGTCAACGGCCGGCGGGTGGAGAGCGTGCCCGACGAGCCCCTGTTCGCCCCGGGACTCAACGCCATCGGCGTGACCTACGACTTCGCGCGCAACGAGCGGCTGCGCCCGGTGATGACCGCCCAGCAGGCCCCGGGCGGGCGGGTCGTGAACCGCTTTCTCCACATCAACCGCTCCGGGGCGGACCTCCTCAACAAGCTGGAGGCGGTGCGCCTGGTGTGCCAGGCGTCGGGCTGCGCCCAGCGCTATCTCACCCAGGACGCCCTCAACGCCATCTTCCAGGCCACCTACCGGATCGACCAGGACCGGGGCACCGAGTATCACCCGCGGCTCATGGAGTACCTGCGCTTCGTCGAGGAGGGGGACCTCACCTGCGCGGTGGCCATGACCGACGGCAAGGGGGACCGCAGCCTCCGCCCCCACGAGCAGCCGATCGCGGAGAGCTACGTGCGCATCGCGGAGCGACGCGCCGACGGCCTGGTGATCCAGGGGGTGAAGGCGATCGTCACCGGCGCGCCCCTGGCCCACGAGCTGCTGGTGATGCCCTGCCGGAACATGACCGAGCGGGACGCGGACTTCGCCGTGTGTTGCGCGGTGCCGGTGGACGCGCCGGGAATCACCCTGGTGGCGCGGCCGGCGGGGCGCCCGGGGGAACCTGGGGCCAGGTTCAGTGCCCGCTACGGCCAGACCACCGCGGTGGTGCACTTCGACCGGGTGTTCGTGCCCTGGGAGCGGGTGTTCCTCGCCGGCGAGTGGGAGCACTCCGAGTATCTCACCCGCACCTACGCCACCCACCATCGCCATTCCTGCATCGGCGCCCGGGCCGGGTTCGGGGACTTGCTGATCGGCGCGGGGGCCCTCATGTGCGAGGCGAACGGGCTGGACCTGGAGCGCGTCCACCATCTGCGCGACGCCATGGTGGAGCTGATCAAGATCGTGGAGGGCTTTTTCGCCTGCGGCGTGGCCGCCTCGGTCTACGGGATGAGGGACCCGTCGGGTGGATTCGAGCCGGAGCCCGTATTCGCCAACGTGGGCAAGCTCCTCCTCTCGACCCAGATCTACGACATGCACCGGATCGCCCACTACGTGTCCGGGGGACTGGTGGTGGCGCTGCCCGGGCCGGAGGAGGACCACAACCCCCACACCGCGGGAACCCTGGCCGAGGTGCTGCGGGGCCGACCCGACATTCCCTATGAAAAACGCATGGAGGTGGCCCGGCTCCTGGAGGACGTGACCGCCTCCTACGCCGGCGGCTGGTACTCGGTCATCTCGCTGCACGGCGGCGGCTCTCCGGAGGCGATGAAGATGGAGATCTTCCGCCACTACCCCCTGGGCAACAAGGTGGACCTGGTGGAGCGGCTGCTGGGACGGGAGGCGCTGGCGAGCCCCGGGCGCCCCATCACCCGCAACCGCCAGCCCGGCCGGTGCTGCCTCACCGGCTGCCAGGTGCCCGAAGTGCCCGCCGTCGCGCCCCTGCCCGCCGAGCCGCCGAAAGCGCGCGAAGGCGAAACCCGGGAGGAAAGCGGCGAGGTGGGTTCGTGA
- the spoVR gene encoding stage V sporulation protein R has protein sequence MDDSLASYCAKLESLAREEGLDYYPVSFETVPDSFMTEVAVYGLPVRMPHWSFGVRYIYQFVQHRMGHSRLFEVVFPGNPNRAYLAQRNSLEENTLVMAHVLGHADFAKNNLLFKRTQEEVGYHIVEQAAAHARQITEAIEVYGEARVEAVLDAALALEQYVNVHLGLRRPRYPEYLPEKAPPVSGEFMSRFDKLAGGRERPTPPKERKRAPVPPAPERDLLWFIAHYAPELEGWERDIFLVVREESFYFYPVFACQIMNEGWASFWHAQLLRKADFLPQQVYLDAIKAHSDVVRPYAGGREIALTINPYHLGFKMWESIVAERGAPFARQVMQEDDDFSFVRNYLTEDLAEELRLFEYVAAPGGDIRVEQGDIETLREKLLAPKFNFGAPSVAVTHVHLDGTLELTHDHQLDGRGLDLERARKVIQYVHRVWRRPVVLRTVDERGRPKELASG, from the coding sequence ATGGACGATTCCCTCGCCAGCTATTGCGCCAAGCTCGAAAGCCTCGCCCGCGAGGAGGGGCTCGACTACTACCCGGTCAGCTTCGAGACGGTCCCCGACAGCTTTATGACCGAGGTGGCGGTCTACGGGCTGCCGGTGCGCATGCCCCACTGGTCCTTCGGCGTGCGCTACATCTACCAGTTCGTCCAGCACCGCATGGGGCATTCGCGGCTGTTCGAGGTGGTCTTTCCCGGCAACCCCAACCGGGCCTACCTGGCCCAGCGCAACAGCCTCGAAGAGAACACCCTGGTGATGGCCCACGTCCTGGGCCACGCCGATTTCGCCAAGAACAACCTGCTGTTCAAACGGACCCAGGAGGAGGTGGGCTACCACATCGTCGAGCAGGCGGCCGCCCACGCCCGCCAGATCACCGAAGCGATCGAGGTCTACGGGGAGGCGCGGGTGGAAGCCGTGCTGGACGCGGCCCTCGCTCTGGAGCAGTACGTGAACGTGCACCTGGGCCTGCGGCGGCCGCGCTACCCGGAATACCTGCCCGAAAAGGCCCCGCCGGTGTCGGGGGAGTTCATGAGCCGCTTCGACAAGCTGGCCGGCGGGCGGGAAAGGCCGACTCCCCCCAAGGAGCGCAAGCGCGCGCCGGTGCCCCCCGCGCCCGAACGGGATCTGCTGTGGTTCATCGCCCACTACGCGCCGGAGCTGGAAGGCTGGGAGCGGGACATCTTTCTCGTCGTGCGGGAGGAGTCCTTCTACTTCTACCCCGTGTTCGCCTGCCAGATCATGAACGAGGGATGGGCGAGCTTCTGGCACGCCCAGCTCCTGCGCAAGGCGGATTTTCTCCCCCAGCAGGTCTACCTGGACGCGATCAAGGCCCATTCGGACGTGGTGCGCCCCTACGCCGGGGGGCGGGAGATCGCCCTCACCATCAACCCGTACCACCTGGGCTTCAAGATGTGGGAGAGCATCGTGGCCGAGCGGGGCGCACCCTTCGCCCGTCAGGTCATGCAGGAGGACGACGACTTCAGCTTCGTGCGCAATTACCTGACCGAGGACCTGGCCGAGGAGTTGCGCCTGTTCGAGTACGTGGCGGCCCCCGGGGGCGACATCCGGGTGGAGCAGGGGGACATCGAAACCCTGCGGGAAAAGCTGCTCGCGCCCAAGTTCAACTTCGGCGCCCCGTCGGTCGCCGTGACCCACGTCCACCTGGACGGCACGCTGGAGCTCACCCACGACCATCAGCTCGATGGCCGCGGCCTGGACCTGGAGCGGGCGCGCAAGGTGATCCAGTACGTCCACCGGGTCTGGCGCCGGCCGGTAGTGTTGCGCACCGTGGACGAGCGCGGCCGGCCCAAGGAGCTCGCGAGCGGTTGA
- a CDS encoding UPF0229 protein — MTRMTGMTSGTSSTPASPVGEQGSGAWYDLFSRGARDWLRHNEKVREAVRSNLPDLISQADILGTDGNRRVQVPVRLLEHYRFRLSEHGEHAGVGQGDVKPGDVLRRGRGAGEDKGPGSGGNNRGEIQFVVELTVDDIVDWLWEELELPNLTAKAGSVEQTDYTREGWDRRGARSRLDRRRSLIESIKRRNIQKGGPSFHDTDLRYRQLIKRVRPASEAVVFFVMDVSASMGGRDRQLAKTFFFWVVQGLRRQYRHISTVFIAHTENAWEFDEQQFFEVRGTGGTVASTAFNRVIQRIEGGFAPSRYNIYVFYASDGQNFVQDREAATQALTRLGSVANYMGFVEVGAADGGRETSEMAQIFRELQHARAPVGVYHLSEETMVWDAIRAFFRERAEEQAA; from the coding sequence ATGACGCGCATGACAGGCATGACGAGCGGCACCTCCAGCACTCCCGCTTCCCCGGTCGGTGAGCAGGGCAGCGGCGCGTGGTATGACCTGTTCTCCCGCGGGGCGCGGGATTGGCTGCGCCACAACGAGAAGGTGCGGGAGGCGGTCCGGTCCAACCTGCCGGACTTGATTTCCCAGGCGGACATCCTGGGCACCGACGGCAACCGGCGCGTGCAGGTGCCGGTGAGGCTGCTGGAGCACTACCGCTTTCGCCTCTCCGAGCACGGCGAGCACGCAGGCGTCGGGCAGGGGGACGTGAAGCCGGGGGACGTCCTGCGCCGGGGGCGAGGGGCGGGCGAAGACAAGGGACCCGGCAGCGGGGGCAACAACCGGGGCGAAATCCAATTCGTGGTGGAGCTCACGGTGGACGACATCGTGGACTGGCTGTGGGAGGAGCTGGAATTGCCCAATCTCACCGCCAAGGCCGGGTCGGTGGAGCAGACCGACTACACCCGGGAAGGGTGGGACCGGCGGGGGGCCCGGTCGCGGCTGGACCGGCGCCGCTCCCTCATCGAATCCATCAAGCGGCGCAACATCCAGAAGGGTGGGCCGTCGTTCCACGATACCGACCTGCGCTACCGCCAGCTCATCAAGCGCGTGCGCCCGGCCTCGGAGGCGGTGGTGTTTTTCGTGATGGACGTCTCCGCCAGCATGGGCGGCCGCGATCGCCAGCTCGCCAAGACCTTCTTTTTCTGGGTGGTGCAGGGCTTGCGCAGGCAGTACCGGCACATCAGCACCGTGTTCATCGCCCATACGGAAAACGCCTGGGAGTTCGATGAGCAGCAGTTCTTCGAGGTGCGGGGCACCGGCGGTACCGTCGCCTCCACGGCTTTCAACCGGGTGATCCAGCGGATCGAAGGGGGGTTCGCCCCTTCCCGCTACAACATTTACGTGTTCTACGCCTCCGACGGGCAGAACTTCGTGCAGGACCGGGAGGCGGCCACCCAGGCCCTCACCCGCCTGGGGAGCGTGGCGAACTACATGGGCTTCGTGGAGGTCGGAGCGGCCGACGGAGGCCGGGAGACCTCCGAGATGGCTCAGATCTTCCGGGAGCTGCAGCACGCCCGCGCGCCGGTGGGGGTCTACCACCTGTCCGAAGAGACCATGGTCTGGGACGCGATCCGGGCCTTCTTCCGGGAGCGGGCGGAGGAGCAGGCCGCGTAA
- the prkA gene encoding protein PrkA, which translates to MVKRDMTERNSSNSLVESLTAFARQHNAQHWSGTFREFIEQIVPQAPQRHSRLSHEYIWDMLRWYAEKQSDGETKPATALFSHELFGIDAALTRVTEYFKAASAGSDVGRRLLLLLGPPSGGKSTLVILLKQGLEEYSRTDEGALYAIAGCPVNESPLHLIPHTLRAQVRETYGVEIQGELCPYCRVRLEMEFGGDFMQFPVRRMFISEAARSGVGTYAPHDPSTADIADLVGSVNLSKVAEIGDEGDPRAWSWSGALYSASRGLLEMIEILKVKREFLYVLLTLTQEKNVKVSRFPLIYLDETIVAHTNLAEFHKFLQEKENEALLDRMVIVKVPYTLSYLDEARIYAKLVSAAKTFRDVHLDPHALKVAAVFAVLTRLKKSARDDLDMSKKVRLYAGEHVDGFPETEVERVRAEHPDEGLSGASPRFVINALSNAITRSETSSLTSMEVLLALKDAIESDARMDAHQKRQWMDYLVVTRKDFYNRWVKEDVHKALFTSFEEEAQQLLDKYLDEVEASLDRREVVDPITGESRAPDERFLRSVEEKIKISDSGKETFRQEVVRKAMVAYKAGQKFTLDSHSRLHDAIEQYLFEERRDVLRLVTSAARPDEEAQKKISAVQERLVSHYGYDDHSAKEAMNYVTTLLSQE; encoded by the coding sequence ATGGTGAAGCGAGACATGACGGAACGAAACTCGAGCAACAGCCTGGTGGAGTCGCTGACCGCCTTCGCGCGTCAGCACAACGCCCAACACTGGTCGGGAACGTTCAGGGAATTCATCGAGCAGATCGTTCCCCAGGCGCCCCAGCGCCACAGCCGGCTGAGCCATGAGTACATCTGGGACATGCTGCGCTGGTATGCCGAGAAGCAGAGCGATGGGGAAACGAAGCCGGCGACGGCTCTCTTCTCCCATGAACTCTTCGGCATCGACGCAGCGCTGACCCGGGTCACCGAGTACTTCAAGGCGGCGAGCGCTGGCTCCGACGTGGGCCGCCGGCTGCTCCTGCTCCTGGGCCCGCCCTCCGGCGGCAAGTCGACCCTAGTGATCCTGCTCAAGCAGGGGCTGGAAGAGTACAGCCGCACCGACGAGGGAGCCCTCTACGCCATCGCCGGCTGCCCGGTCAACGAGTCGCCCCTGCACCTGATTCCCCATACCCTCCGGGCCCAGGTCCGGGAGACCTATGGGGTGGAGATCCAGGGGGAGCTCTGCCCCTACTGCCGGGTGCGTCTGGAGATGGAGTTCGGCGGCGATTTCATGCAGTTCCCGGTTCGCCGCATGTTCATTTCGGAGGCGGCCCGCTCCGGGGTGGGTACCTACGCGCCCCATGACCCCAGCACCGCCGACATCGCCGACCTGGTGGGCTCCGTGAACCTGTCCAAGGTGGCCGAGATCGGGGACGAGGGCGATCCTCGTGCCTGGTCCTGGTCGGGAGCGCTGTACTCGGCCAGCCGGGGCCTACTGGAGATGATCGAGATCCTCAAGGTCAAGCGGGAGTTTCTCTACGTTCTGCTCACCCTCACTCAGGAAAAGAACGTGAAGGTCTCCCGCTTCCCCCTGATCTACCTGGACGAGACCATCGTCGCCCATACCAACCTGGCTGAGTTCCACAAGTTCTTGCAGGAAAAGGAAAACGAGGCGCTGCTGGACCGCATGGTGATCGTCAAGGTGCCCTATACCCTCTCCTACCTGGACGAGGCGAGGATCTACGCCAAGCTGGTCTCGGCGGCCAAGACCTTCCGCGACGTGCACCTGGACCCCCATGCGCTCAAGGTGGCGGCGGTGTTTGCGGTGCTTACCCGCCTCAAGAAGTCGGCCCGGGACGACCTGGACATGTCGAAGAAGGTGCGCCTGTATGCGGGCGAGCACGTGGACGGCTTCCCGGAGACCGAGGTGGAGCGGGTGCGGGCGGAGCACCCGGACGAGGGCCTGTCCGGGGCGAGCCCCCGCTTCGTGATCAACGCCTTGTCCAACGCCATCACCCGAAGCGAGACCTCGAGCCTGACCAGCATGGAGGTGCTGCTTGCCCTCAAGGACGCCATCGAGTCAGATGCCCGCATGGACGCCCACCAGAAGCGGCAGTGGATGGACTACCTGGTGGTGACCCGCAAGGACTTCTACAACCGGTGGGTGAAGGAAGACGTGCACAAGGCCCTGTTCACCTCCTTCGAGGAGGAGGCCCAGCAGCTCTTGGACAAGTACCTGGACGAGGTGGAGGCCTCCCTGGACCGGCGCGAGGTGGTCGATCCCATCACCGGGGAAAGCCGGGCGCCGGACGAGCGCTTCCTGCGCTCCGTGGAAGAGAAGATCAAGATCTCGGATTCGGGCAAGGAGACGTTCCGCCAGGAAGTGGTGCGCAAGGCCATGGTGGCCTACAAGGCCGGGCAGAAGTTCACCCTGGACAGCCATTCCCGGCTCCACGACGCCATCGAGCAATACCTGTTTGAGGAGCGCCGGGACGTGCTGCGGCTGGTGACCTCGGCCGCCCGGCCGGACGAAGAGGCCCAGAAGAAGATTTCCGCGGTGCAGGAAAGGCTCGTCAGCCATTACGGTTATGATGACCATAGCGCCAAGGAGGCCATGAATTACGTGACCACCCTGTTGTCCCAGGAGTAA
- a CDS encoding oxidoreductase — protein sequence MSAPPKAAVVTGAGTGIGKVVALALLKEGYRVALAGRRREPLEQAAAEAGPAAPRALVVPTDVSDPASVRQLFARVREAFGRLDLLFNNAGVFVPGASLEDVPFEHWKASVDVNLTGAFLCTQEAFNIMKNQTPRGGRIINNGSISAHAPRLHSAPYTATKHAITGLTKSTSLDGRKYDIACGQIDIGNAATDMAAKFAQGALQADGSVKPEPLLDLTHVASAVLYMASLPLDANVQFMTLMATKMPFIGRG from the coding sequence ATGAGCGCTCCCCCCAAGGCGGCGGTGGTGACCGGCGCCGGCACCGGCATCGGAAAAGTAGTGGCCCTCGCCCTGCTGAAGGAGGGCTACCGGGTCGCCCTGGCGGGACGCCGCCGGGAGCCCCTGGAGCAGGCCGCCGCCGAGGCCGGCCCCGCGGCCCCTCGGGCCTTGGTGGTGCCCACCGACGTGAGCGATCCGGCCTCCGTGCGCCAGCTCTTCGCCCGGGTTCGAGAAGCCTTCGGGCGGCTGGACCTGCTCTTTAACAACGCCGGGGTCTTTGTGCCGGGGGCGTCGCTGGAGGACGTCCCCTTCGAGCACTGGAAGGCCTCGGTGGACGTCAACCTGACCGGCGCCTTCCTGTGCACCCAGGAAGCGTTCAACATCATGAAAAATCAGACGCCGCGGGGCGGCCGCATCATCAACAACGGCTCCATCTCGGCCCACGCCCCCCGGCTCCACTCGGCCCCCTACACCGCCACCAAGCACGCCATCACGGGGCTGACCAAATCCACCTCCCTGGACGGGCGCAAATACGACATCGCCTGCGGCCAGATCGACATCGGCAACGCCGCCACCGACATGGCCGCCAAGTTCGCCCAGGGCGCGTTACAGGCGGACGGCTCGGTCAAACCCGAGCCGCTCCTGGACCTCACCCACGTGGCGAGCGCCGTGCTCTACATGGCCAGCCTGCCCCTGGACGCCAACGTGCAGTTCATGACCCTCATGGCCACCAAGATGCCCTTCATCGGCAGGGGCTAA
- a CDS encoding energy-dependent translational throttle protein EttA, which produces MAQYVYTMLRVGKVVPPQRAILKDISLSFLPGAKIGVLGLNGSGKSTLLRIMAGVDREYEGEAIPMPGIKIGFLPQEPSLDPSKDVRGNVEEGVAETLALIHRFNAISERFAEPLDDEEMARLLEEQGELQNKIDALQGWEVERRLEIAADALRLPPWDADVTTLSGGEKRRVALCRLLLSQPDMLLLDEPTNHLDALSVQWLEQYLKHYPGTVVAVTHDRYFLDNVAGWILELDRGQGIPWQGNYSSWLEQKEKRLEIEARQESARIKAMQAELEWVRANPKGRHAKSKARLARFHELESQEYQKRNETNEIYIPPGPRLGALVIEAESLKKSYGDRLLFEDLSFRLPPGGIVGVIGPNGAGKTTLFRILVGEERPDGGVLRFGDTVKLAYVDQSREALDSEKTVWEEVSGGLDVIQVGGYQIPSRAYLGRFNFRGPDQQKRVGELSGGERNRLHLAKLLKSGGNVLLLDEPTNDLDVETLRALEQALLDFPGCAVVISHDRWFLDRIATHILAFEGESRVAWFEGNYADYLEDRRRRLGDEADRPHRIKYKPLMA; this is translated from the coding sequence ATGGCTCAATACGTCTACACCATGCTGCGGGTGGGCAAGGTGGTCCCGCCCCAGCGCGCGATCCTCAAGGACATCTCCCTTTCCTTCCTGCCCGGCGCCAAGATCGGAGTCCTGGGCCTGAACGGCTCGGGCAAGTCCACGCTGCTCAGGATCATGGCGGGCGTGGACCGGGAGTACGAGGGGGAGGCGATCCCCATGCCGGGCATCAAGATCGGTTTCCTGCCCCAGGAGCCCTCGCTGGATCCGTCCAAGGACGTGCGCGGCAACGTGGAAGAGGGTGTGGCGGAGACCCTCGCCCTGATCCACCGCTTCAACGCCATCTCGGAGCGCTTCGCCGAACCCCTCGACGACGAGGAGATGGCCCGGCTCTTGGAAGAGCAGGGGGAACTCCAGAACAAGATCGACGCGCTCCAGGGCTGGGAGGTGGAGCGGCGCCTGGAGATCGCGGCGGACGCCCTGCGCCTGCCGCCCTGGGATGCGGACGTGACCACCCTCTCCGGGGGCGAAAAGCGCCGGGTGGCCCTGTGCCGGCTGCTCCTGTCCCAGCCGGACATGCTGCTGCTCGACGAGCCCACCAACCACCTGGACGCGCTTTCCGTGCAGTGGCTGGAGCAGTACCTGAAGCACTACCCGGGCACGGTGGTGGCGGTGACCCACGACCGCTACTTCCTGGACAACGTGGCCGGATGGATCCTGGAGCTAGACCGGGGCCAGGGCATCCCGTGGCAGGGCAACTACTCGTCATGGCTCGAGCAGAAAGAGAAGCGCCTGGAGATCGAAGCCCGGCAGGAGTCGGCCCGGATCAAGGCCATGCAGGCGGAGCTGGAATGGGTGCGCGCCAATCCCAAGGGGCGCCACGCCAAGAGCAAGGCGCGGCTCGCCCGCTTCCACGAACTGGAGTCCCAGGAGTATCAGAAACGCAACGAAACTAACGAAATCTACATCCCGCCGGGGCCCCGGCTGGGAGCGCTAGTGATCGAAGCGGAGAGCCTGAAAAAGTCCTACGGCGACCGGCTCCTGTTCGAAGACCTGAGCTTCCGCCTTCCGCCGGGCGGCATCGTGGGGGTGATCGGCCCGAACGGGGCGGGCAAGACCACGCTCTTTCGCATTCTGGTGGGCGAGGAGCGGCCCGACGGGGGCGTGCTGCGCTTCGGCGACACGGTCAAGCTCGCCTACGTGGACCAGTCCCGGGAGGCTTTGGACTCGGAGAAGACCGTGTGGGAGGAGGTCTCCGGAGGCCTGGACGTGATCCAGGTGGGCGGCTACCAGATCCCGAGCCGGGCCTACCTGGGACGGTTCAACTTCAGGGGCCCGGACCAGCAGAAGCGGGTGGGGGAGCTCTCCGGCGGCGAGCGCAACCGGCTGCACCTCGCCAAGCTACTCAAGAGCGGGGGCAACGTGTTGCTCCTGGACGAGCCCACCAACGATCTGGACGTGGAGACCTTGCGCGCTTTGGAACAGGCATTGCTCGATTTCCCGGGCTGCGCGGTGGTGATTTCCCACGACCGCTGGTTCCTGGACCGCATCGCCACCCACATCCTCGCCTTCGAGGGGGAGAGCCGGGTGGCGTGGTTCGAGGGCAACTACGCCGACTACCTGGAAGACCGGCGCCGGCGGCTGGGGGACGAAGCCGACCGGCCGCACCGGATCAAGTACAAGCCGCTGATGGCTTAG
- a CDS encoding DNA-binding transcriptional activator GcvA yields MASVRHLPPLQTLAAFEAAARLESFARAADELCVTHSAVSHRIRLLENHLGARLFLRLGKKVVLTPQGMSFLETVTRALELLRAGAASVARQSGRRLRLSTLPAFAHSWLVYRIERFLRAHPDIDLEIDTTPSVVDLKSGEADLAIRHGLGNWEGLEVIRFLDDELQAVCSPNFRDAHPEIKEPRDLKEAPLLRHTAQRWAPWFRAAGLDWPEPARGPAYSDSAVMLAAAAEGHGVALAKRLLAAPAIESGRLVSLFPLAVKAREAYHIVYVKPARDRPEVNAFVQWLLSEAEPSGNGANC; encoded by the coding sequence ATGGCATCGGTTCGGCACCTTCCGCCCCTCCAAACCTTGGCCGCCTTCGAGGCGGCCGCGCGTCTGGAGAGTTTCGCCCGCGCCGCCGACGAGCTCTGCGTGACCCACAGCGCCGTTAGCCATCGCATCCGTCTGCTGGAGAATCACCTGGGCGCCCGGCTGTTCCTGCGCCTGGGAAAGAAGGTCGTGCTCACGCCCCAGGGAATGAGTTTCCTCGAGACGGTCACGCGTGCCCTGGAACTGCTCCGCGCCGGGGCCGCATCGGTCGCGCGCCAGAGCGGCCGCCGGCTTCGCCTCTCGACGCTTCCGGCCTTCGCCCATAGCTGGCTGGTCTACCGCATCGAGCGCTTTCTCCGGGCCCATCCGGACATCGACCTGGAGATCGACACGACCCCCAGCGTGGTGGATCTCAAGTCCGGAGAAGCGGACCTCGCCATTCGCCACGGCCTGGGAAACTGGGAAGGGCTGGAAGTGATACGCTTCCTGGACGACGAGCTGCAGGCGGTCTGCAGTCCTAACTTCCGGGACGCGCATCCGGAAATCAAGGAACCCCGCGATCTGAAGGAAGCGCCGCTGCTTCGCCACACCGCCCAGCGCTGGGCGCCGTGGTTTCGGGCGGCGGGACTGGACTGGCCGGAACCCGCCCGGGGGCCCGCCTACAGCGACAGCGCGGTGATGCTGGCTGCGGCCGCCGAAGGGCACGGCGTCGCGCTGGCCAAGCGGCTGCTCGCCGCGCCGGCGATCGAAAGCGGCCGCCTCGTCTCGCTGTTCCCGCTAGCGGTCAAGGCCCGGGAGGCCTATCACATCGTATACGTGAAACCCGCCCGGGATCGGCCGGAGGTCAACGCGTTCGTGCAGTGGCTTCTTTCCGAGGCCGAGCCTTCCGGGAACGGGGCGAATTGCTGA
- a CDS encoding nitronate monooxygenase → MPIHTALTRKLPLDCPIIQAPMAGGATTVDLVAAVCEAGALGFIAGAYTTPAQILETARAVRERTARPFGINLFAPQPVPELPGDAGRALERVALYHAELGLPPPELPAPAPDPFEEQLPAALESGASVFSFTFGPLPEAAVAAIKARGMFLMGTATTVEEAIALEKSGVDAVVAQGAEAGAHRGTFAADFDAAMVGTLALVPQVVDAVRVPVVASGGIMDGRGIAAALALGAAGVQMGTAFLACPEAGVPEAHKAAILTAREHRTRVTRAFSGRPARGLVNRFMTEVDESGAILPFPLQNSLTRPLRAAAARLNRPEFLSLWAGQGVGLARRQPAGALIARLNRELEQALERLAASQRTPAQEG, encoded by the coding sequence ATGCCGATCCACACAGCACTGACACGAAAGCTGCCCCTCGATTGCCCCATCATCCAGGCGCCCATGGCCGGTGGCGCGACGACCGTGGACCTGGTCGCCGCGGTGTGCGAGGCCGGCGCTCTGGGTTTCATCGCCGGGGCCTATACTACGCCCGCCCAGATCCTGGAGACGGCGCGAGCCGTGCGCGAGCGCACCGCCAGGCCCTTCGGCATCAACCTGTTTGCGCCCCAGCCGGTGCCCGAGCTGCCGGGGGACGCTGGCCGCGCCCTCGAGCGGGTCGCCCTCTACCACGCCGAGCTGGGCCTGCCGCCGCCCGAGCTCCCCGCCCCGGCGCCGGACCCGTTCGAGGAGCAGCTTCCCGCGGCGCTGGAATCCGGCGCCTCGGTCTTCAGCTTCACCTTCGGCCCCTTGCCCGAGGCGGCCGTCGCCGCCATCAAGGCCCGCGGCATGTTCCTGATGGGAACCGCCACCACGGTGGAAGAAGCGATCGCCCTGGAGAAGTCGGGCGTGGACGCCGTCGTGGCCCAGGGCGCGGAGGCCGGCGCCCACCGTGGGACCTTCGCCGCCGATTTCGACGCCGCGATGGTGGGAACCCTGGCGCTGGTGCCCCAGGTGGTGGACGCGGTCCGGGTGCCGGTGGTCGCCTCCGGCGGCATCATGGACGGCCGGGGCATCGCGGCGGCGCTGGCGCTGGGGGCGGCCGGGGTGCAGATGGGCACGGCGTTCCTCGCCTGTCCCGAGGCGGGTGTTCCCGAAGCCCATAAGGCGGCGATCCTCACGGCGCGGGAGCATCGGACGCGGGTGACGCGAGCCTTCTCCGGCCGCCCGGCGCGGGGGCTCGTCAACCGCTTCATGACGGAAGTGGACGAGAGCGGCGCGATCCTGCCGTTCCCGCTGCAGAACAGCCTCACCCGGCCGCTGCGCGCGGCCGCCGCCCGGTTGAACCGCCCGGAATTTCTCTCCCTGTGGGCGGGTCAGGGGGTGGGGCTTGCCCGGCGGCAGCCGGCGGGCGCACTCATCGCCCGGCTCAACCGGGAACTGGAGCAGGCGCTCGAGCGCCTGGCGGCGTCACAAAGAACGCCCGCGCAAGAAGGGTAA